In one Sporomusa sphaeroides DSM 2875 genomic region, the following are encoded:
- a CDS encoding glycosyltransferase family 2 protein — protein sequence MVRMKKPNSQPEAEEKDILLVTKADRRILSKVPDKEGGRSNLDRRRPKNADISQDMSDLITAENMGKRYVVNYPVLLIYQTAYGKTVAHGQALDISSTGILVDVSPSVAAELTGAVQISLKFEITPGSMPEGYEMKVNNIAAQYVRTVQAGDKTYIAFEFIETLAEYTQRRRGRYRLTLASLFLFFITAAIVLMRTESIVYFKFNKVLYTYSIIAATFLLTRYLFGSFYRSVPIDKDYTPGVTIIIPCFNEEKWIQRTITGCINQDYPLDRLEVIVVDDCSTDKSFERIKEFVEELKLKEKRYDIDQRLLYVRQEKNAGKREAMARGALMAKHELLVFVDSDSFLDPFAVRHIVQPFKDARMGGVSGRTDVANTYTNTLTKMQSVRYYIAFRIMKAAESYFDAVTCLSGPLSCYRKDLILKYMKPWLEQTFLGEKATFGDDRSMTNFILRHHHTGYQDSAICYTIVPNKYNVFLRQQMRWKRSWLRESLIASRFMWQKEPFMALSFYMGVIVPFLAPIIVLYNLIYIPLLHRVFPSNFLLGILLMALLMSMAQLLLRKSSTWIYGMWFCVYYEAVLLWQMPIAWFTFWKSNWGTRLTPADVLEKIKKNPKAKMRG from the coding sequence ATGGTGCGCATGAAGAAACCAAATTCTCAGCCGGAGGCTGAAGAAAAGGATATTTTGCTGGTAACAAAAGCCGATCGGCGCATTCTATCCAAAGTACCGGATAAGGAAGGCGGTCGCTCCAATCTCGACAGGCGCCGGCCTAAAAATGCCGATATTTCACAGGACATGAGCGACTTGATCACAGCCGAAAATATGGGGAAACGTTATGTTGTCAATTATCCGGTGTTGCTTATCTACCAGACCGCCTATGGAAAAACCGTTGCGCACGGTCAAGCACTGGATATTTCCTCCACCGGTATTTTAGTCGATGTTTCGCCATCTGTCGCCGCTGAGCTCACCGGGGCGGTTCAGATCAGCTTAAAATTTGAAATTACTCCCGGCTCTATGCCGGAAGGCTATGAAATGAAGGTCAACAATATTGCCGCCCAATATGTTCGTACTGTCCAGGCCGGTGACAAAACATATATTGCGTTTGAATTTATCGAAACACTGGCTGAATATACACAGCGCAGACGGGGGCGATACCGGCTGACCTTAGCTTCGCTATTTTTATTTTTTATTACTGCCGCTATAGTGCTGATGCGGACAGAAAGTATCGTTTATTTCAAATTCAACAAAGTCTTGTATACCTACAGCATTATTGCCGCCACCTTTCTTCTTACCCGTTATCTTTTCGGTTCCTTCTACCGGTCTGTGCCTATTGACAAGGATTACACACCAGGCGTTACTATTATCATTCCCTGCTTTAACGAAGAAAAGTGGATTCAGCGGACAATTACCGGCTGCATCAACCAGGATTATCCGCTTGACCGCCTGGAGGTCATCGTTGTGGATGACTGCTCCACCGACAAATCGTTTGAGCGAATTAAAGAGTTTGTAGAAGAATTGAAGCTCAAGGAAAAACGCTATGACATTGACCAACGGCTCTTATATGTCCGCCAGGAAAAAAATGCCGGCAAGCGTGAGGCAATGGCCAGAGGTGCTTTGATGGCCAAGCATGAGCTCCTGGTATTTGTTGATTCTGACAGCTTTTTAGATCCATTTGCTGTCCGCCATATCGTCCAGCCGTTTAAAGACGCCAGGATGGGTGGTGTCTCCGGGAGGACTGACGTAGCCAACACCTACACCAATACTCTGACAAAAATGCAGTCTGTGCGGTATTACATTGCTTTTCGTATCATGAAGGCAGCGGAAAGCTATTTTGATGCAGTCACCTGCCTGTCAGGTCCCCTTTCCTGTTACCGCAAGGATTTAATTCTTAAATATATGAAACCCTGGCTAGAGCAAACCTTTTTAGGAGAAAAGGCCACTTTTGGCGATGACCGCAGCATGACCAACTTCATCCTGCGCCATCATCACACCGGTTATCAAGATTCGGCTATCTGTTACACCATCGTTCCCAACAAATACAACGTCTTTTTACGGCAGCAAATGCGCTGGAAACGTTCTTGGCTCAGAGAGTCGCTGATCGCTTCACGGTTCATGTGGCAAAAAGAGCCGTTTATGGCCTTATCTTTTTATATGGGGGTCATAGTGCCGTTTCTCGCACCCATTATCGTGCTGTATAACTTAATCTATATTCCGTTGTTGCACCGGGTATTTCCCAGCAACTTTTTACTTGGCATTCTCTTAATGGCTCTGCTCATGAGTATGGCTCAGCTATTGCTCAGGAAAAGCTCCACCTGGATTTACGGCATGTGGTTTTGCGTATATTATGAGGCAGTGCTGCTTTGGCAGATGCCGATCGCTTGGTTTACTTTCTGGAAATCCAACTGGGGAACCCGGCTGACTCCTGCTGATGTGCTCGAAAAAATAAAAAAGAATCCCAAAGCGAAAATGAGGGGTTAG
- a CDS encoding glycoside hydrolase gives MLANENWTMQKQKQKRRRVIVQVGILLIIAFFSINALLTLKTYKPYAEQNVAMSSTLDTGFVALSYFGVARKSEQPLIGIDRLHEHLKALKDQGYVTITQADILAYYQSGKPLPAKALFLMFEDGRRDTAIFSQKILEELNFKGTMLTYPENFKKKDPKFLVPDDLIDLEKTTFWEMGTNGYRLAFINVFDRYDNYLGELDPLKHAKVAPYLSRKYNHYLMDYIRDEYGVPKESYARMRERISYDYEILEDIYAKQLGYVPRLYILMHSNTGSFGNNDRVSAVNEYWINKLFTMNFNREGYSFNKQGSSLYDLTRMQPQAYWHTNHLLMRIKYDINQNVEFVQGDADKHRNWETIKGAAEMMDETIVLTSLPQDRGLLRLKNDKTFRNVSLSVNLKGNRLGMQKIYLRADKDLTHYVAVAIFNNSLYVTEKTGGAEQELYKLDLDSHDGKIPVSIPQDKKAAEMKALEVFARYAPSASQAKIYTERLQEKSGEDAPTVDEGADQYVPVISPHQKGNRNVNLTLKGKDLRVVIDEKEAAAVKVSALNTGLVYLETAWGGWGFSQRNLADDVYDGVFEQLVIMENTGAEQEAVVFDSRRKSFDGMIFKAKQYWNIVLDWFMPRTPFDEQDK, from the coding sequence ATGTTAGCTAATGAAAACTGGACAATGCAAAAACAAAAGCAAAAACGGCGGCGTGTCATTGTGCAGGTCGGTATTTTGCTTATCATTGCATTTTTTTCCATCAATGCCCTGCTAACGTTAAAAACATACAAGCCATATGCCGAGCAAAACGTCGCCATGTCCTCCACGCTGGATACAGGTTTTGTCGCTTTGTCCTATTTCGGGGTAGCGCGTAAAAGCGAACAGCCCCTGATTGGCATAGATCGGCTGCATGAACATCTTAAGGCACTGAAAGATCAGGGCTATGTCACCATAACTCAGGCTGATATTCTTGCATATTATCAGTCAGGCAAGCCGCTGCCGGCGAAAGCATTGTTTTTGATGTTTGAAGACGGACGGCGTGATACGGCTATTTTTTCGCAAAAAATTTTAGAAGAACTTAATTTTAAAGGGACAATGCTCACTTATCCCGAAAATTTTAAGAAAAAAGACCCGAAATTCCTGGTGCCTGATGATCTGATTGATTTAGAAAAGACAACCTTCTGGGAAATGGGTACAAACGGCTACCGCTTGGCCTTTATTAATGTCTTTGACCGGTATGACAACTATCTGGGCGAGCTTGACCCCTTAAAGCACGCTAAGGTCGCGCCTTATCTTAGTCGCAAATATAACCATTATCTGATGGATTATATCCGGGATGAATACGGCGTGCCGAAGGAAAGCTACGCCAGAATGCGCGAACGCATTTCCTATGATTATGAAATTCTGGAGGATATTTACGCAAAACAGCTTGGCTATGTGCCCCGCCTGTATATTCTCATGCATTCCAACACCGGCAGTTTTGGCAACAATGATCGGGTAAGTGCTGTAAATGAGTACTGGATTAATAAGCTATTTACTATGAATTTCAACCGTGAGGGTTATTCATTTAACAAGCAGGGCAGCAGCTTATATGACTTGACCCGGATGCAGCCCCAGGCCTATTGGCATACTAATCATCTTTTGATGCGGATTAAATATGACATCAATCAGAATGTCGAGTTTGTCCAGGGCGATGCTGATAAGCATCGGAACTGGGAAACGATCAAGGGCGCAGCCGAGATGATGGATGAAACCATTGTTCTTACTTCCCTGCCGCAGGATCGAGGCTTACTGCGTTTGAAAAACGACAAAACCTTCCGGAACGTCAGCCTGTCGGTAAATTTAAAGGGAAATAGGCTGGGAATGCAGAAGATTTATTTACGTGCTGATAAAGATTTAACCCATTATGTTGCTGTTGCCATTTTTAACAATAGCCTGTACGTCACCGAGAAAACCGGTGGTGCTGAGCAAGAGCTATATAAGTTAGATCTTGACAGCCACGATGGGAAAATCCCTGTTTCCATTCCCCAGGATAAAAAAGCTGCAGAAATGAAAGCACTGGAAGTCTTTGCCCGATATGCGCCTTCCGCCAGCCAGGCAAAAATATATACTGAACGCCTGCAGGAAAAGAGCGGGGAGGATGCGCCAACAGTTGATGAAGGTGCCGATCAGTACGTGCCTGTCATCAGTCCGCATCAAAAAGGCAACAGAAATGTAAATCTGACGCTTAAGGGGAAAGACCTGCGCGTTGTAATTGATGAGAAGGAAGCCGCTGCCGTGAAGGTATCGGCGCTAAATACCGGTTTGGTATATCTCGAAACAGCCTGGGGCGGCTGGGGCTTTAGCCAGCGGAATCTGGCCGATGATGTTTATGATGGTGTGTTTGAACAGCTTGTTATTATGGAAAATACCGGGGCTGAGCAGGAAGCCGTCGTGTTTGACAGCCGCCGTAAAAGCTTTGATGGCATGATATTTAAGGCCAAACAATATTGGAATATAGTGCTCGACTGGTTTATGCCCCGTACCCCGTTTGATGAACAGGATAAATAG
- a CDS encoding glycosyl hydrolase family 18 protein, whose protein sequence is MKHTKWKTAFIMLFLFIPLILLAGCVGNPASAISPVPKAPLKLSAWIAYWDIPAGEKDLRRIGRKLDKLSYFAAAFDQDDRLVIPQELTALREKHKKDKVKAQGYLTFVNDKTNADGSFILKDTEVLCRLLADEAAMDKHIAEIIGLTRQYGYDGIEIDYERIWKDDFVRQVFPVFISKLYLASSKQNIPLRVVLEPGIPFKEAAFTQGPEYVVMLYNLYGIHSDPGPKADPAFIKRTINRMEALPGPKAIALATGGASWGDNGEKKFITEQEAKTLAAVYDVEPVRDEASQCLVFTYTKAGVSYQVWYADVKTLSYWAATANEQGIANITIWRLGGNIDLHEIN, encoded by the coding sequence GTGAAACATACTAAATGGAAAACGGCATTTATAATGCTGTTTTTGTTTATCCCGCTGATCTTGCTGGCAGGCTGTGTTGGCAATCCGGCATCGGCAATTTCGCCTGTCCCCAAGGCACCGCTAAAACTGTCAGCCTGGATTGCCTATTGGGATATTCCCGCTGGGGAAAAAGACCTGCGTCGCATAGGCAGGAAATTGGACAAGCTGTCCTATTTTGCCGCAGCTTTTGATCAGGATGACAGGCTTGTTATACCACAAGAATTGACAGCCCTTAGGGAGAAGCATAAAAAAGACAAGGTAAAAGCTCAAGGCTATCTAACCTTTGTCAACGACAAGACTAATGCTGACGGTTCATTTATCCTCAAAGACACGGAGGTTCTTTGCCGCTTGTTGGCAGACGAAGCAGCCATGGATAAGCATATTGCCGAGATCATTGGTCTGACCCGGCAATATGGCTATGACGGCATTGAAATTGACTATGAACGGATATGGAAAGATGATTTTGTCCGGCAGGTATTTCCTGTGTTCATCAGCAAACTGTACCTTGCTTCATCAAAGCAAAATATCCCGCTCAGGGTGGTGCTTGAACCGGGTATACCTTTTAAGGAGGCTGCTTTTACCCAAGGACCTGAGTATGTGGTCATGCTCTATAACCTTTACGGCATTCACAGTGACCCCGGCCCTAAAGCTGACCCCGCTTTCATCAAGCGAACAATCAATCGTATGGAAGCATTGCCCGGCCCTAAAGCCATTGCTTTGGCGACCGGCGGCGCCAGTTGGGGTGATAACGGTGAGAAAAAATTTATAACAGAGCAGGAAGCCAAGACATTGGCCGCAGTCTATGATGTTGAACCTGTCAGAGATGAAGCCAGCCAATGTCTGGTATTTACGTACACGAAAGCCGGTGTTTCCTATCAGGTATGGTACGCGGATGTCAAAACCCTGAGTTATTGGGCAGCCACTGCCAATGAACAGGGCATTGCAAATATTACTATTTGGCGTCTTGGCGGCAATATTGATCTTCACGAAATAAACTGA
- a CDS encoding PAS domain S-box protein — translation MRKSWLMPVFICLTLVAGLILLAFYGEVDPANHRFLTNDWEYSWGDRDPQHPEAGEWLPKQGSGRPEGYNGQNYLWLRVPLPPASVKTPTVFTEFVHQSLQVYVDGTAVYQYGPMPVPPGEKLRLWLPYHIIPLPDDAPGKMLYFRISSSSPSIGIFGGVEYGPMWGMYKYKNMIEFLKFCVFSLLTAAGLWSLIVYLYDRKKTVYLAFAANALCGAGILFCTTYSSFLFYPNPDFWNNWIIVTSLSWKIVWLQFLMYIVTDVWRRTVRRLVWLTVAFSCLQMAAAVMNPLWIQSVMVVNMVYSIGCYLAVLYFCRSQLRFNREAQLYAGGISVWMAASTVDAFNIVGVIHAHLLIGWLGQLAETSSLAAILALRYVSTRSRLQRYAQELEELAATLETKVTERTEKLSIQKACLEQLFANSPDAIVTLDPEYRVTKVNPAFTALFGYTAREAEGRSIGRLLCVPGDTPAEEHILDCPDRASGVPLDIVRRHKDGNSVAIALTAFPFVTESGETGVCAVYRDISRWALTKRNLMDSERKYRLLAENLDAVVWLIDFDQRPIYISPSLERLTGYTLTEYLRQPLLKEKNRRLQAAVDEVWDAYRQGKKRDTPVVLEEEKRTRDGCLIWIESTVNIAYDENGEALGILGVSRDITARKRTEKLLSLAYERKRLNHFFNDLLDGVLPFEQDIYNRARQLRVNLPQSFAVCFCQVEDSRHSAGSEGQDMLLDEVADRLNRQDGLAAWNFSGGIGVICRLPLPYGGRQSEQAEAALCLKLLLEEFPGVRFSIGVADYSTSLADFNNRFRHAVTAARIGRRRREDSCIQYYEECGIDEIFDNFAGTREAEAFVRRVLGPLYDYDRDNGTELVETLSHILSRGTLREIADMMHIHPKTIAARKQRIEQILNISLDSFEERMTLGAALQIDKCRLDSGGVLTPAES, via the coding sequence ATGAGAAAAAGTTGGCTTATGCCGGTTTTTATCTGTTTGACGCTGGTGGCCGGACTGATCCTGCTTGCTTTCTACGGAGAAGTGGACCCGGCGAATCACCGTTTTTTAACAAATGACTGGGAGTATTCATGGGGGGACCGCGATCCACAGCACCCGGAAGCCGGTGAGTGGCTGCCAAAGCAGGGCTCCGGCCGGCCGGAGGGCTACAACGGTCAAAACTACTTGTGGCTGCGTGTGCCTTTGCCGCCGGCGTCGGTCAAAACTCCTACTGTGTTTACGGAATTTGTACACCAGAGCCTGCAGGTGTATGTAGACGGCACGGCTGTATATCAATATGGCCCTATGCCGGTCCCGCCGGGAGAAAAGCTGCGCCTCTGGCTTCCTTATCATATTATCCCGCTGCCGGACGATGCTCCCGGTAAAATGCTGTATTTCCGTATTTCTTCGTCCTCTCCGTCTATCGGCATTTTCGGCGGTGTGGAATATGGTCCCATGTGGGGCATGTACAAATATAAAAATATGATTGAATTTCTGAAATTCTGCGTGTTCTCGCTGCTCACGGCGGCAGGCTTGTGGTCGCTGATTGTCTACCTGTATGACCGCAAAAAGACGGTGTATCTGGCCTTTGCCGCCAATGCTCTGTGTGGGGCCGGCATCCTTTTTTGCACTACCTATAGTTCATTTTTGTTTTATCCGAATCCTGACTTCTGGAATAACTGGATTATTGTGACCAGCCTAAGCTGGAAGATTGTATGGCTACAGTTTCTTATGTATATCGTAACAGATGTCTGGCGCCGGACGGTGCGGCGTCTGGTCTGGCTGACAGTGGCTTTTTCCTGCCTGCAGATGGCGGCCGCAGTCATGAATCCGCTGTGGATACAAAGCGTTATGGTTGTTAATATGGTATACAGTATTGGCTGTTACCTGGCTGTGTTGTATTTCTGCCGCTCGCAATTGCGCTTTAACCGGGAAGCGCAGCTTTATGCCGGCGGCATATCGGTCTGGATGGCGGCAAGTACGGTTGACGCTTTTAATATCGTGGGTGTTATTCATGCACACCTGCTCATTGGCTGGCTGGGGCAACTGGCTGAAACGTCAAGTCTGGCTGCCATTTTAGCGCTGCGCTACGTGAGCACCCGCAGCCGCCTGCAAAGGTATGCACAGGAACTGGAAGAGCTTGCGGCCACTTTAGAGACTAAGGTGACCGAGCGCACTGAGAAGTTATCCATCCAAAAAGCCTGTCTGGAACAACTGTTTGCCAACTCGCCTGATGCCATTGTCACGCTTGATCCAGAGTACCGGGTCACCAAGGTCAATCCGGCGTTTACCGCCCTGTTCGGCTATACGGCCCGGGAGGCGGAAGGCCGGAGCATTGGCCGGCTGCTGTGTGTGCCAGGCGATACACCGGCGGAAGAACATATTCTTGATTGTCCGGACCGGGCTTCGGGCGTTCCGCTGGATATTGTGCGGCGGCATAAAGACGGTAATTCAGTGGCCATAGCGCTTACGGCGTTTCCATTTGTCACGGAGAGTGGTGAAACCGGCGTTTGTGCCGTCTACCGGGATATTTCGCGGTGGGCTCTGACCAAGCGCAATCTTATGGACAGTGAGCGCAAATACCGGCTGCTGGCGGAAAATCTCGACGCCGTCGTCTGGCTGATAGATTTTGATCAGCGGCCGATTTACATCAGTCCCTCGCTGGAACGACTGACCGGGTATACGCTGACCGAATACCTGCGGCAGCCGCTGCTTAAAGAGAAAAACCGGCGGTTGCAGGCAGCTGTCGATGAGGTGTGGGACGCATACCGGCAGGGGAAAAAACGGGATACCCCGGTGGTGCTGGAGGAAGAGAAACGCACCAGGGACGGCTGCCTGATCTGGATTGAATCAACGGTGAATATCGCCTATGACGAAAACGGGGAAGCTCTGGGCATTCTGGGAGTCAGCCGCGACATCACGGCAAGAAAACGTACGGAGAAATTGCTGTCGCTTGCCTATGAACGGAAGCGGCTCAACCACTTCTTCAACGATCTACTGGACGGCGTACTGCCTTTTGAGCAGGATATCTATAACCGCGCGCGTCAATTGCGCGTGAATTTGCCGCAATCTTTCGCTGTATGTTTCTGTCAGGTGGAAGACAGCCGGCACAGTGCCGGCTCCGAAGGACAGGACATGCTGCTGGATGAGGTGGCTGACCGTCTGAACCGGCAGGACGGTCTGGCGGCGTGGAACTTCTCCGGCGGCATTGGGGTAATATGCCGCCTGCCCCTGCCTTATGGCGGCCGGCAGTCAGAACAGGCAGAGGCCGCCCTCTGTCTGAAGCTGCTGCTGGAGGAGTTTCCCGGCGTGCGTTTCAGCATCGGCGTAGCCGACTATTCTACTTCCCTGGCGGACTTTAACAACCGGTTCCGGCATGCTGTCACTGCCGCCAGGATCGGCCGCCGGCGCCGGGAAGACAGTTGTATCCAGTACTATGAAGAGTGCGGCATTGACGAGATATTTGATAACTTCGCCGGTACCCGGGAAGCCGAAGCCTTTGTCCGCCGGGTTCTGGGACCCTTGTATGATTATGACCGGGATAATGGCACCGAGCTGGTGGAAACGCTGAGCCATATATTATCGCGGGGCACTTTGCGGGAGATTGCGGACATGATGCATATTCATCCTAAAACGATTGCCGCCCGCAAGCAGCGTATTGAGCAAATATTAAACATTTCATTGGATTCCTTTGAGGAGCGGATGACTCTTGGAGCGGCTTTGCAGATTGATAAATGCAGACTTGATTCAGGTGGAGTCTTAACTCCAGCTGAATCCTAG
- a CDS encoding V4R domain-containing protein, with product MYKFKADNQTEPFNWEMLGDVGIGRANLGADMPVLVYRLFQFTLRDVLTRTYGAQQASSLLRAAGKLAGEEFCKNLLDKSLDFEGFVAQLQQKLSDLKIGILRLESADMEKMEFVLTVEEDLDCSGLPITEESVCDYDEGFIAGILNVYTGKSFTVKEIDCWSTGDRTCRFRVTCDN from the coding sequence ATGTATAAATTTAAAGCCGACAATCAAACCGAACCTTTCAACTGGGAAATGCTTGGTGATGTTGGTATCGGCAGAGCTAATCTGGGGGCCGACATGCCGGTGCTGGTGTACCGGTTGTTTCAATTTACCTTGCGGGATGTGCTGACACGGACATATGGAGCACAGCAGGCAAGTTCCCTGCTGCGCGCCGCCGGCAAGCTGGCCGGTGAGGAGTTCTGCAAAAATCTGCTGGATAAAAGCCTTGATTTCGAAGGGTTTGTGGCCCAGCTGCAACAGAAATTATCTGATTTAAAAATCGGGATCCTGCGCCTGGAATCAGCCGATATGGAAAAAATGGAATTTGTCCTTACGGTGGAGGAGGATTTGGATTGTTCCGGGCTGCCCATTACCGAGGAATCGGTTTGTGATTACGATGAAGGGTTTATTGCCGGAATTTTAAATGTATATACGGGAAAAAGTTTCACAGTAAAGGAAATTGACTGCTGGTCTACCGGTGATCGAACCTGCCGTTTCCGCGTTACCTGTGATAATTGA
- a CDS encoding SpoIIE family protein phosphatase, whose translation MKNAELDTLEQLRAGIRLLAKGRYPETVSADGCSELVGEIVYLFNQIAGHFKELYEYAVPLARGNLQVERPGKTNFLAGSLKELHSKLNHLTWQAQQIEKGDYKQRVDFMGEFSQAFNSMVSKLEERELRLKEEILVRQQAEAEVREQNKLITDSIHYAAVIQQSVLPEPAFLHNYLAESFIIWRPRDIVGGDFYWYAPCAGGFMAAVIDCTGHGVPGAFMTLAVNQMLKQLLDEDRDYQPSAVLTFLDEKFHETFYANTVTKERLYAGLDMGLVKVDTVAQKVVFAGARLPLFHVHDGNLREIPGSRRSVGYEKKSRLGRKARSVPFENREFYYEPGDGLYLSTDGFFDQHGENPDPFGIDRFAELVAEYFPLAMKDQKTALLQSLEAYMGMEAQRDDITVMGLKF comes from the coding sequence ATGAAGAATGCAGAATTAGATACATTAGAACAACTGCGGGCTGGCATACGGCTATTGGCAAAAGGAAGGTATCCGGAGACAGTTTCTGCCGATGGCTGCAGCGAACTGGTAGGAGAGATTGTTTACCTGTTCAACCAGATAGCCGGACATTTCAAGGAATTATATGAATATGCCGTGCCGCTGGCACGCGGCAATCTGCAAGTGGAACGGCCGGGTAAAACCAACTTTCTGGCAGGCAGTTTGAAGGAGCTTCATTCCAAGCTCAACCATTTAACCTGGCAGGCGCAGCAAATTGAAAAAGGCGACTATAAACAGCGGGTTGATTTTATGGGAGAATTCTCCCAGGCGTTTAACTCCATGGTTAGCAAGCTGGAAGAACGCGAACTGCGCTTAAAGGAAGAGATTCTGGTCCGCCAGCAGGCCGAAGCCGAGGTACGGGAGCAGAATAAACTGATTACCGACAGTATTCATTATGCGGCTGTTATTCAGCAGTCAGTCTTGCCTGAACCGGCATTTTTGCACAATTATCTTGCCGAGTCTTTTATTATTTGGCGGCCCCGGGATATTGTCGGCGGTGATTTTTACTGGTACGCGCCCTGTGCCGGCGGCTTCATGGCTGCCGTCATTGACTGCACCGGCCATGGAGTGCCGGGAGCTTTTATGACGCTGGCCGTTAATCAGATGTTAAAACAACTGCTGGATGAAGACCGGGATTATCAACCGTCTGCTGTCCTGACTTTTTTGGATGAAAAATTTCATGAGACCTTTTACGCGAATACTGTGACCAAAGAGCGGCTGTACGCCGGTTTGGATATGGGGCTGGTGAAGGTGGATACGGTTGCGCAAAAGGTTGTATTTGCCGGTGCCAGGCTGCCGCTTTTTCATGTTCACGACGGGAACCTCAGGGAAATTCCCGGATCGCGCCGTAGTGTAGGTTATGAAAAGAAGAGCCGCCTGGGCAGAAAAGCCCGGAGTGTTCCTTTTGAGAACCGGGAATTCTATTATGAGCCCGGAGACGGGCTGTATTTATCTACAGATGGTTTTTTTGATCAACATGGAGAGAACCCTGATCCTTTCGGCATCGACAGGTTTGCCGAACTAGTAGCAGAATATTTCCCGCTGGCCATGAAAGACCAGAAAACGGCATTGTTACAGAGTCTTGAAGCCTATATGGGGATGGAAGCACAGCGGGATGACATTACCGTTATGGGGCTCAAGTTTTAA
- a CDS encoding SiaB family protein kinase, whose product MINEQLHRLIGELSSYGIIVSFNGSFTQGIIEEIGTAITSYLQEEKNTEETDIHNVFSVYIEQSQNIKNYFLKSDGPDKHEISRRAFESIIVIGRQTDRFFVCSGNLVSHEDAKVLKEKIDYINSMDKDQLKKYYKEKLKARRSDSNYDSAGLGIIDMARKATAPLDYMFVSRDEKYSFFTLKVSL is encoded by the coding sequence ATGATCAATGAACAACTACATCGGCTTATTGGCGAGTTAAGCAGTTATGGCATCATTGTCAGTTTTAACGGTTCTTTTACTCAGGGAATTATTGAGGAAATCGGAACAGCCATTACATCCTATCTGCAGGAAGAAAAGAATACGGAAGAGACAGACATTCATAATGTATTTTCGGTTTATATTGAGCAGTCTCAGAATATCAAAAATTATTTTCTGAAAAGCGACGGACCGGACAAACACGAAATCAGCCGCAGGGCTTTTGAAAGTATCATTGTCATCGGTCGTCAGACAGACCGCTTTTTTGTTTGTTCAGGCAATCTGGTCAGCCATGAAGATGCCAAAGTGTTAAAGGAAAAGATTGATTATATTAACTCAATGGATAAAGACCAGCTGAAAAAATACTATAAAGAAAAGCTTAAAGCCAGGAGGTCAGATAGTAACTACGATAGCGCCGGTCTGGGGATTATTGATATGGCTCGCAAAGCGACGGCTCCGCTCGATTATATGTTTGTATCGCGCGATGAGAAGTATTCTTTTTTCACTTTAAAAGTCAGTCTGTAG
- a CDS encoding DUF1987 domain-containing protein has protein sequence MERLYRAGTKSSPEVDFNPGTGILKVSGQSYPENASGFYQDIFIWLKDYLTANHGRVVMELNISYMNTSSTKCLMDIIYMLEDAFAEGSDICINWYYSAKNRSMLECGEEFREELSMEFNLIPQNSGQ, from the coding sequence ATGGAAAGGTTATATCGGGCGGGTACAAAATCTTCGCCGGAGGTTGACTTTAACCCCGGTACCGGCATATTGAAGGTATCTGGTCAGTCTTATCCCGAAAATGCCTCCGGGTTTTATCAGGACATTTTTATTTGGTTGAAAGACTATCTAACAGCTAACCACGGCAGGGTTGTCATGGAACTTAATATTTCCTATATGAATACCAGCAGTACCAAATGCCTGATGGATATTATCTATATGTTGGAAGATGCATTTGCTGAAGGCAGCGATATTTGCATCAATTGGTATTATTCCGCAAAGAACAGAAGTATGCTTGAATGCGGGGAAGAATTCCGGGAAGAGCTGAGTATGGAATTTAATTTAATTCCCCAGAACTCCGGGCAATGA